In a genomic window of Longimicrobiales bacterium:
- a CDS encoding L-threonylcarbamoyladenylate synthase produces the protein MERALPRVLDHLRAGGVVAYPTETVYGFGCALRPEALAQLRALKRRDEAKPFLLLVARPEDAPGLAWTPAALRLAEAFWPGPLTLALRTEAGAFPPEVRSVDGTVAIRATSHPGIRRVLQAFREPITSTSANAPGQEAALDAGGAVRAVERLDGTDVLILDGGALPPTPSSTVVDVSRVPPRVVREGAVSVTALRTAIGEVDEG, from the coding sequence GTGGAGCGAGCACTCCCCCGTGTGCTCGACCATTTGCGCGCGGGCGGGGTAGTGGCCTATCCGACGGAGACAGTGTACGGCTTCGGATGCGCGCTTCGGCCGGAGGCGCTGGCACAACTGCGGGCACTCAAACGACGGGACGAGGCAAAGCCGTTTTTGCTGCTCGTCGCGCGGCCGGAAGACGCACCGGGCCTCGCCTGGACACCCGCGGCGCTGCGCCTCGCCGAAGCATTCTGGCCGGGTCCGCTCACACTCGCTCTCCGGACCGAGGCCGGTGCGTTTCCGCCGGAGGTCCGCAGCGTTGACGGCACCGTTGCGATCCGTGCGACGTCACACCCGGGTATCCGGCGCGTGCTGCAGGCGTTCCGCGAGCCGATCACCTCCACCTCGGCGAATGCGCCGGGTCAGGAGGCCGCCCTCGACGCCGGGGGCGCGGTGCGTGCAGTCGAACGCCTCGATGGCACGGACGTCCTGATCCTGGACGGCGGCGCGCTGCCGCCCACGCCGTCTTCCACAGTAGTCGATGTGTCACGCGTGCCGCCGCGGGTGGTACGCGAGGGCGCAGTGTCGGTGACTGCGCTGCGCACTGCGATCGGAGAGGTCGATGAGGGCTGA
- a CDS encoding alpha/beta fold hydrolase: MLALGEAAAESRVLPVGGGSMHHLELGRGRPLVLLHGAGGGGANWYRLLRPLAAKRRVLAPDLPGFAFSDPMELRVPLGCAVADRLGAWLRTVAPDGCDIAATSFGGLVAFRLAQEQPVPVGRIALIDTVGLGHRLPWPVRVAGTRPGGALLLRRSTRAGVRAQLRLLMTSARLPREHEAALVEYLHASSVMEGAREFPRALRLFCGLRGQAEVLADAELRALQIPVLIAWGERDRFLPPAHARRAVQLLPDAWLALIRGSGHSPNWERPESLLSELQRFFDAQASGRSA, translated from the coding sequence TTGCTGGCGCTTGGCGAGGCGGCAGCCGAGTCGCGTGTGCTGCCGGTTGGCGGCGGCTCCATGCATCACCTGGAGCTGGGGCGCGGCAGACCGCTCGTGCTGCTGCACGGTGCAGGTGGAGGCGGCGCGAACTGGTACCGGCTGCTGCGTCCTCTGGCGGCGAAACGCCGCGTGCTCGCGCCCGACCTGCCGGGTTTCGCGTTTTCCGATCCGATGGAGCTGCGCGTCCCGCTCGGTTGCGCTGTGGCGGACCGGCTGGGCGCCTGGCTGCGGACCGTGGCGCCGGATGGCTGCGACATCGCGGCGACGTCGTTTGGCGGGCTCGTCGCGTTCCGGCTCGCGCAGGAGCAGCCGGTGCCCGTCGGTCGCATCGCGCTGATCGATACGGTGGGACTGGGTCACCGGCTGCCGTGGCCGGTTCGCGTTGCGGGAACGCGGCCGGGCGGTGCGCTCCTGCTGCGCCGCTCGACGCGCGCAGGCGTTCGGGCACAGTTGCGGCTGCTCATGACGTCGGCGCGACTGCCGCGCGAGCACGAGGCCGCCCTCGTCGAGTACCTGCACGCCTCGTCTGTCATGGAAGGAGCGCGGGAGTTTCCGCGGGCGCTCCGCCTCTTCTGCGGATTGCGAGGGCAGGCGGAGGTGCTGGCGGACGCGGAGCTGCGCGCGCTGCAGATCCCTGTGCTGATCGCCTGGGGTGAGCGCGACCGCTTTCTTCCACCTGCCCACGCACGCCGTGCAGTCCAGCTGCTCCCCGATGCGTGGCTGGCGTTGATTCGCGGGTCGGGTCACTCACCCAACTGGGAGCGTCCGGAGTCGCTCCTGTCCGAGCTGCAGCGGTTCTTCGACGCCCAGGCGTCCGGGCGCTCTGCTTGA
- the ispD gene encoding 2-C-methyl-D-erythritol 4-phosphate cytidylyltransferase — MTRAAVLVPAAGAGRRMGGARKPMLELAGEPLLRHTLRPFLPFPEIVQVIVALPSETAASPPLWLTELDPRIRVVAGGAERGDSVRNALAATDASIDVVLVHDAARPLVRGAVIERAILAAAAGRSVIAAVRPADTIQQVDSTGAIVATPERDTLRAAQTPQAFPRAVLVEAYARAAAEGVAATDDAALVARCGVRVEVIEGDVENLKVTTPTDLVLAEVLLARRA, encoded by the coding sequence GTGACCCGGGCCGCCGTCCTGGTACCCGCTGCCGGCGCGGGCCGCCGCATGGGCGGGGCACGCAAGCCGATGCTGGAGCTTGCCGGTGAGCCGTTGCTCCGCCACACGCTGCGCCCGTTTCTCCCGTTCCCCGAGATCGTCCAGGTGATCGTCGCTCTGCCGTCGGAAACCGCGGCCAGTCCGCCCCTGTGGCTGACGGAGCTCGACCCGCGCATCCGGGTGGTCGCGGGCGGTGCCGAGCGCGGCGATTCCGTGCGCAACGCGCTGGCCGCCACGGATGCGTCGATCGACGTCGTACTCGTGCACGACGCGGCGCGTCCGCTGGTGCGTGGGGCGGTCATCGAGCGGGCGATCCTGGCGGCCGCGGCGGGTCGCAGCGTCATCGCCGCCGTACGGCCAGCGGACACCATTCAGCAGGTGGATTCCACGGGCGCCATTGTCGCGACACCGGAGCGGGACACGCTGCGCGCGGCCCAGACGCCGCAGGCCTTTCCGCGTGCGGTGCTCGTGGAAGCATACGCGCGCGCGGCCGCCGAGGGCGTGGCCGCTACCGACGATGCGGCGCTCGTCGCTCGCTGCGGTGTGCGCGTCGAGGTGATCGAGGGGGACGTCGAGAACCTGAAGGTCACGACGCCGACCGATCTCGTGCTGGCCGAAGTCCTGCTCGCACGGCGAGCGTGA
- the gap gene encoding type I glyceraldehyde-3-phosphate dehydrogenase — MATNDRIKVAINGFGRIGRNILRSAKKTGAPIDFIAVNDLTDNATLAHLLKYDSVHGIYPGSVEATGTGIKVDGDEIRVFEEKDPASLPWKDLGVDIVFESTGRFTRREDAAKHLAAGARKVIITAPGKNEDITIVMGVNHEKYDDASHQVISNASCTTNCLVPVVKVISDSFGFERGFMTTVHSYTNDQSILDLPHKDIRRARAAAMSIIPTTTGAAKATSLVIPELKGKIDGISMRVPTPDVSIVDLVAQVERDVTVEQINDAFREAANGALKGVLAVSDEELVSVDYIGNPNSSIVDLACTAVIGDRLVKVVAWYDNEWGYSSRCVDLATYVAGVR, encoded by the coding sequence ATGGCCACGAACGACCGGATCAAGGTCGCGATCAACGGTTTCGGACGCATCGGACGCAACATCCTCCGCTCCGCCAAGAAGACAGGCGCCCCCATCGACTTCATCGCCGTCAACGACCTCACCGACAACGCCACGCTCGCGCACCTGCTCAAGTACGACTCGGTGCACGGCATCTATCCCGGCTCGGTGGAGGCCACCGGCACCGGGATCAAGGTGGACGGCGACGAGATCCGCGTCTTCGAGGAGAAGGATCCGGCCAGCCTGCCGTGGAAGGACCTCGGCGTCGACATCGTCTTCGAGTCGACCGGCCGCTTCACCAGGAGGGAGGACGCAGCCAAGCACCTCGCTGCCGGCGCTCGCAAGGTCATCATCACGGCGCCCGGCAAGAACGAGGACATCACCATCGTGATGGGCGTCAACCACGAGAAGTACGACGACGCCTCGCACCAGGTCATCAGCAACGCGAGCTGCACCACCAACTGCCTGGTGCCCGTCGTCAAGGTCATCAGCGACAGCTTCGGCTTCGAGCGCGGCTTCATGACCACCGTGCACTCCTACACGAACGATCAGAGCATCCTCGACCTGCCGCACAAGGACATCCGTCGCGCCCGCGCCGCCGCGATGTCGATCATCCCCACGACGACCGGCGCAGCCAAGGCGACGTCGCTCGTCATCCCCGAGCTGAAGGGGAAGATCGACGGCATCTCCATGCGCGTGCCGACGCCCGACGTTTCCATCGTCGATCTCGTTGCACAGGTCGAGCGCGATGTCACCGTCGAGCAGATCAACGACGCGTTCCGCGAAGCGGCCAACGGCGCACTGAAGGGTGTGCTCGCGGTGAGCGACGAAGAGCTCGTCAGCGTCGATTACATCGGCAACCCGAACAGCTCGATCGTCGACCTTGCGTGCACCGCGGTGATCGGCGATCGGCTCGTCAAAGTGGTGGCCTGGTACGACAACGAGTGGGGCTACTCGTCCCGCTGTGTCGACCTGGCGACGTATGTCGCGGGAGTTCGCTGA
- a CDS encoding alpha-ketoacid dehydrogenase subunit beta: MATIEQSMKVREKPEHVRNTEEGRPVTMLEAIREALWEEMERDDSVFVIGEDIGVYGGAFKMTDGFLDHFGPKRIVDTPISEAGFTGAAAGAAHMGMRPVVEMQFMDFVSCAYEPLTNYIATSRWRGSGPLPIVIRGPVGGGVRGGPFHSQNPEMAFFHTPGLKIVYPSTAADAKGLLKAAIRDDDPVLFFEHKKLYRAPFLRETLPADDFVVPLGKARLDREGSDITIVTYGMMVHESRKAAEQLENEDGINVEILDLRTLLPLDEAAIIESVKKTNRVLVVHEDTRTGGIAGEISMRINEKAFEWLDAPILRVTSLDSPVPYSPPLEDYFLPQVSDIVAACRYLANY; encoded by the coding sequence ATGGCGACGATAGAGCAGAGCATGAAGGTGCGCGAGAAGCCGGAGCACGTGCGCAACACGGAGGAGGGTCGCCCGGTCACGATGCTGGAGGCGATCCGCGAGGCGCTCTGGGAGGAGATGGAGCGCGACGACAGCGTCTTCGTGATCGGCGAAGACATCGGCGTGTACGGCGGCGCGTTCAAGATGACGGACGGGTTCCTCGATCACTTCGGCCCGAAGCGGATCGTCGATACACCCATCAGTGAGGCGGGCTTCACGGGTGCGGCCGCCGGTGCGGCGCACATGGGGATGCGCCCCGTGGTCGAGATGCAGTTCATGGACTTCGTCTCGTGCGCGTACGAGCCGCTGACGAACTACATCGCGACGTCACGCTGGCGCGGCAGTGGCCCGCTCCCGATCGTAATTCGCGGACCGGTGGGCGGCGGTGTGCGGGGTGGGCCGTTCCACTCGCAGAACCCGGAGATGGCGTTCTTCCATACGCCCGGTCTCAAGATCGTCTATCCGTCGACGGCTGCCGACGCGAAGGGGCTGCTCAAGGCGGCGATCCGCGACGACGACCCCGTCCTCTTCTTCGAGCACAAGAAGCTGTATCGCGCGCCCTTCCTCCGTGAGACGCTGCCGGCGGACGACTTCGTCGTGCCGCTCGGCAAGGCGCGGCTCGACCGTGAGGGCAGTGACATCACCATCGTGACGTACGGCATGATGGTGCACGAGAGCCGCAAGGCAGCCGAGCAGCTCGAGAACGAGGACGGCATCAACGTCGAGATCCTCGATCTGCGCACGCTGCTGCCGCTGGACGAAGCGGCGATCATCGAGTCCGTGAAGAAGACGAATCGCGTGCTCGTGGTGCACGAGGACACGCGCACCGGCGGCATTGCCGGTGAGATCTCGATGCGCATCAACGAGAAGGCCTTCGAGTGGCTCGACGCGCCGATCCTGCGCGTCACGTCGCTCGATTCACCGGTGCCGTACTCTCCTCCGCTGGAGGACTATTTCCTGCCGCAGGTCAGCGACATCGTCGCCGCCTGCCGCTATCTTGCGAACTACTGA
- a CDS encoding thiamine pyrophosphate-dependent dehydrogenase E1 component subunit alpha, whose amino-acid sequence MAATTDTADAASQTSLTRDQLHEIYYYLQLTRQLENLLTTLYRQNKVIGGLYRSLGQEATAVASAYALQRRTDATGDVVAPAIRDMGGLLVMGARPVDFLRQYMAKGDSPTWGREQNVHFTDYDRGFIGLISHLGVMIEVMAGVALTFKLRGEPRVALAWSGDGMTSTGAFHEGFNLAAVQRAPLIVIVENNGYAYSTPVSRQTAAGSFVERAAGYGAFGEQCDGNDVFAVHDMVSRAAARARNGEGASLLEVITYRRKGHAEHDAQAYVPAGEIEAWEAKDPVVRYERTLLEQGHATQEELDAIAARVATEIETAREEAEASPMPEPETALAEVTGGTFVPQPWTRGGAPDPRRA is encoded by the coding sequence ATGGCCGCCACGACGGATACCGCCGACGCTGCGTCGCAGACCAGCCTCACGCGGGATCAGCTTCACGAGATCTATTACTACCTTCAGCTTACGCGTCAGCTCGAAAATCTGCTGACCACGCTGTACCGGCAGAACAAGGTGATCGGCGGGCTGTACCGCTCGCTGGGGCAGGAGGCGACGGCTGTGGCGAGCGCATACGCGCTGCAGCGACGCACCGATGCCACAGGTGACGTGGTTGCGCCGGCGATCCGGGACATGGGCGGGCTGCTCGTCATGGGTGCCCGCCCCGTCGACTTCCTGCGTCAGTACATGGCCAAGGGCGATTCACCCACGTGGGGGCGCGAGCAGAACGTGCACTTCACGGACTACGATCGCGGCTTCATCGGCCTGATCTCGCATCTCGGCGTGATGATCGAGGTGATGGCGGGCGTCGCACTGACGTTCAAGCTGCGGGGTGAGCCGCGCGTCGCACTTGCCTGGAGCGGTGACGGCATGACGTCGACCGGGGCGTTCCACGAGGGCTTCAACCTGGCCGCCGTGCAGCGTGCGCCGCTGATCGTCATCGTCGAAAACAACGGCTATGCGTATTCGACGCCGGTCAGTCGCCAGACCGCGGCGGGCTCGTTCGTCGAGCGCGCGGCCGGTTACGGCGCCTTCGGTGAGCAGTGCGACGGCAATGACGTCTTCGCGGTCCATGACATGGTCTCGCGCGCCGCAGCCCGGGCGCGCAACGGCGAGGGCGCATCGCTGCTGGAAGTGATCACGTACCGGCGCAAGGGACACGCGGAGCATGACGCGCAGGCGTACGTGCCCGCAGGCGAGATCGAGGCGTGGGAGGCGAAGGATCCGGTGGTGCGCTACGAGCGCACGCTGCTCGAGCAGGGTCACGCGACGCAGGAGGAGCTGGACGCGATCGCGGCGCGCGTGGCGACCGAGATCGAGACGGCGCGCGAGGAGGCGGAGGCTTCACCGATGCCCGAGCCCGAGACCGCGCTGGCAGAAGTCACGGGCGGCACGTTCGTGCCGCAGCCGTGGACGCGTGGTGGTGCACCCGATCCCCGCAGAGCGTGA
- the tpiA gene encoding triose-phosphate isomerase translates to MSPLAKPVIAGNWKMHKGPAETAAFFRSFLASGQVPHDRTVAFFPPAVSVPAARAALGDRSDILLGVQNIHWETHGAFTGEISAPMAAEAGARLVLCGHSERRHVFGETDEEVGRKAAAAFAAGLVPMICVGEKLDEREAGRLEEVVLRQLDAALAHLDPDDVARAVIAYEPVWAIGTGRNATPSDAASAHAVLRARLRDTVGEAATRVPILYGGSVKPENAAGLLAAEDVDGLLVGGASLDPEGFSRIVHAG, encoded by the coding sequence ATGAGCCCGCTCGCGAAGCCGGTGATCGCCGGCAACTGGAAGATGCACAAGGGGCCGGCGGAGACCGCCGCGTTCTTCCGATCCTTCCTTGCCTCGGGGCAGGTGCCGCACGACCGGACCGTCGCGTTCTTTCCCCCTGCGGTCTCCGTTCCCGCGGCCCGCGCCGCACTGGGCGATCGCAGCGACATCCTGCTCGGCGTGCAGAACATCCACTGGGAAACGCACGGCGCCTTCACCGGCGAGATCAGCGCGCCCATGGCCGCCGAGGCCGGTGCACGGCTGGTGCTGTGCGGCCACTCGGAGCGGCGTCACGTGTTCGGCGAAACCGACGAGGAGGTCGGTCGCAAGGCCGCTGCAGCGTTCGCGGCCGGCCTGGTGCCGATGATCTGCGTGGGAGAGAAGCTGGATGAGCGCGAGGCGGGCAGGCTCGAGGAGGTCGTCCTGCGTCAGCTCGACGCCGCGCTTGCTCACCTCGACCCGGACGACGTGGCACGGGCCGTCATAGCCTACGAGCCGGTCTGGGCCATCGGAACCGGCCGCAACGCCACGCCCTCGGACGCTGCCTCCGCCCATGCCGTCCTGCGGGCCCGGCTCCGTGACACGGTCGGCGAGGCCGCCACCCGCGTGCCGATTCTCTACGGCGGTTCGGTCAAGCCGGAAAATGCCGCAGGCCTGCTTGCGGCCGAGGACGTCGACGGCCTCCTGGTCGGAGGGGCAAGCCTCGACCCCGAGGGCTTCAGCCGGATCGTCCACGCCGGCTAG
- a CDS encoding low molecular weight protein arginine phosphatase, whose product MRAEEPSTGTTYNLLFVCTGNTCRSPMAEAIARAALAKRGWTHVRVDSAGVAAGWDAPASEHAIAVCAEHGIDLEGHRSQPLTAELIRWADLILVMSSSHLDAVRELDPDAENRTTLLTEFAGGDPGAIEDPFGGTIEPYRRTFAQIERLVGRALERLELILAP is encoded by the coding sequence ATGAGGGCTGAGGAACCGAGCACGGGCACCACGTACAACCTGCTTTTTGTCTGCACCGGCAACACCTGTCGGTCGCCGATGGCGGAAGCGATCGCGCGCGCGGCCCTCGCGAAGCGCGGCTGGACGCACGTGCGTGTCGATTCAGCGGGAGTTGCCGCCGGATGGGATGCTCCGGCGTCCGAGCATGCAATCGCCGTGTGTGCGGAGCACGGCATCGATCTCGAAGGACACCGCTCGCAGCCGCTTACCGCGGAGCTGATCCGCTGGGCGGATCTCATCCTGGTGATGAGCTCGTCGCACCTGGACGCGGTGCGTGAGCTGGACCCGGATGCCGAGAACCGGACGACGCTGCTCACCGAGTTCGCCGGCGGCGATCCCGGCGCGATCGAAGACCCGTTCGGCGGCACGATCGAGCCCTACCGCCGCACCTTCGCACAGATCGAGCGCCTCGTCGGCCGCGCACTGGAGCGACTCGAGCTGATCCTCGCGCCATGA
- a CDS encoding phosphoglycerate kinase, which yields MAKRTIHDLGVDELRGRRVLVRVDYNVPLENGAVGDDTRIRATIPTIEYLLEHGARVVLASHLGRPKGTWNDEYSLAPVAGRLRDHLPGRNVSFVSDVVGADARHAIDALQPGSVLLLENTRFLAGEETNDRKLSEALAAEADVYVNDAFGAAHRAHASTCGVAEVMKEEGRPAVAGMLMEKELRFLGDTLARPERPFVAILGGAKISGKLDVIENLLPRVDHLVIGGAMANTFFRALGLETGKSLVEQDRVEMAGELLERAGSKLVLPVDCVVAGEAKENARTFLMERTEVPPECAIYDIGPKSVATFRDFIERARTIVWNGPMGLFEVEPFAEGTRGVARAVADATDRGATTIVGGGDTAAAVEETGVADRITHVSTGGGASLEFLEGRTLPGVAVLDEKDS from the coding sequence ATGGCGAAGCGAACGATTCATGACCTGGGAGTGGACGAGTTGCGCGGCCGGCGTGTGCTCGTGCGCGTCGATTACAACGTGCCGCTCGAGAACGGTGCGGTCGGCGATGACACGCGTATCCGCGCGACGATCCCCACGATCGAGTACCTGCTGGAGCATGGCGCGCGCGTGGTGCTCGCCTCTCACCTCGGCCGGCCGAAGGGCACGTGGAACGACGAGTACTCACTTGCGCCGGTGGCCGGGCGCCTGCGCGACCACCTGCCGGGACGCAACGTGAGCTTCGTGAGCGACGTCGTAGGTGCTGACGCGCGGCATGCGATCGACGCACTGCAGCCGGGCTCGGTGCTGCTGCTCGAGAACACGCGCTTCCTGGCCGGTGAGGAGACCAACGACCGGAAGCTGAGCGAGGCGCTCGCGGCAGAGGCGGACGTGTACGTCAATGACGCGTTCGGCGCTGCGCACCGCGCGCATGCATCCACGTGCGGCGTCGCCGAGGTGATGAAGGAAGAGGGCCGTCCCGCAGTGGCCGGCATGCTGATGGAAAAGGAGCTTCGCTTCCTCGGCGACACGCTGGCACGACCGGAGCGTCCTTTTGTCGCGATCCTGGGCGGCGCCAAGATCTCGGGAAAGCTGGACGTTATCGAGAACCTGCTGCCGCGGGTCGACCACCTCGTGATCGGCGGTGCGATGGCCAACACGTTCTTCCGCGCCCTCGGCCTGGAGACCGGCAAGTCCCTCGTCGAGCAGGACCGGGTGGAGATGGCCGGGGAGCTGCTGGAGCGCGCAGGCAGCAAGCTGGTCCTCCCGGTCGACTGCGTGGTCGCCGGTGAGGCAAAGGAGAATGCGCGCACGTTCCTGATGGAGCGCACAGAGGTGCCGCCGGAGTGCGCCATCTACGACATCGGGCCGAAGAGCGTCGCGACCTTCCGTGACTTCATCGAGCGGGCGCGCACGATCGTGTGGAACGGTCCCATGGGGCTGTTCGAAGTCGAGCCGTTCGCGGAAGGTACGCGCGGCGTCGCACGCGCGGTGGCGGACGCCACGGACCGCGGCGCGACCACGATCGTGGGCGGCGGCGACACGGCGGCGGCTGTTGAGGAGACGGGCGTCGCGGATCGGATCACGCACGTGTCCACGGGCGGCGGCGCCTCACTCGAGTTCCTCGAGGGGCGCACCCTCCCCGGTGTCGCCGTGCTCGACGAGAAGGACTCATGA
- the secG gene encoding preprotein translocase subunit SecG, giving the protein MYTFLLILLILDGLLLTVVVLLQSGKGGGLAAMGGAGTSTDSVIGGRQAATLLTKASWIGGAAFLALALILSILSSRATTADSILRQEFQQAPVQPLQPVVPGTTPQEGAGEQPAPVPGTAPAGEPQSPPEGQ; this is encoded by the coding sequence GTGTATACGTTCCTGCTGATTCTGCTGATCCTCGATGGCCTGCTGCTCACGGTCGTGGTGCTGCTGCAGTCGGGGAAGGGTGGAGGCCTCGCCGCCATGGGTGGTGCAGGCACGTCCACGGATTCCGTGATCGGCGGCCGGCAGGCCGCAACGCTGCTGACCAAGGCCAGCTGGATCGGCGGCGCCGCCTTCCTGGCGCTCGCGCTGATCCTGTCGATCCTGTCTTCGCGCGCGACCACCGCGGACTCGATCCTGCGCCAGGAGTTCCAGCAGGCGCCGGTCCAGCCGCTGCAGCCGGTGGTCCCGGGTACGACCCCGCAGGAGGGGGCCGGTGAGCAGCCCGCGCCGGTCCCGGGCACGGCACCGGCTGGCGAGCCGCAGAGCCCGCCCGAAGGGCAGTAG
- a CDS encoding double zinc ribbon domain-containing protein: MLRALLDVLLPPACLACSEPIRAGDDARLVCRLCRSRLRRLPWPHCERCGAPLLRTGRQGTSQCLECVAWPVAIRAARSAVLLAPPADTIVHQLKYRGWRALALPMGECMAPIVLPRDADEEARVCIPVPTTAERLRTRGYNQAACIAEAYARLTGRRTEMLLERGRAIDTQTHLQPAARAANVAGAFRVRPGAGALLHDAHVILVDDVLTTGATIAECAVTLIAAGARCVTAVTFARALDARRLTGT; this comes from the coding sequence ATGCTGCGCGCGCTTCTCGATGTACTGCTCCCGCCCGCCTGCCTCGCCTGCAGCGAGCCGATCCGCGCCGGCGACGATGCGCGCCTCGTCTGCCGACTCTGCCGCAGCCGGCTGCGCCGCCTGCCCTGGCCGCACTGTGAGCGCTGCGGTGCGCCCCTGCTGCGAACGGGTCGACAGGGAACCTCGCAATGCCTGGAATGCGTCGCCTGGCCCGTCGCCATCCGCGCGGCGCGCTCCGCCGTGCTGCTCGCGCCACCCGCAGACACCATCGTGCATCAGCTCAAGTACCGCGGCTGGCGCGCCCTCGCGCTGCCCATGGGTGAGTGCATGGCACCCATCGTGCTGCCCCGCGACGCCGACGAGGAGGCCCGCGTCTGCATCCCGGTGCCGACCACGGCAGAGCGACTGCGCACACGCGGCTACAACCAGGCCGCCTGCATCGCCGAAGCGTACGCACGGCTGACAGGGCGAAGAACGGAAATGCTGCTCGAGCGAGGGCGCGCCATCGACACGCAGACGCACTTGCAGCCCGCTGCACGCGCGGCTAACGTGGCCGGCGCGTTTCGCGTGCGGCCCGGTGCCGGGGCGCTGCTGCACGATGCGCACGTCATCCTCGTCGACGACGTGCTCACCACCGGCGCAACCATCGCCGAATGTGCCGTTACGCTCATCGCGGCGGGCGCACGCTGTGTCACCGCCGTCACATTCGCGCGCGCCCTCGATGCGCGCCGACTCACAGGAACATAG
- the aroE gene encoding shikimate dehydrogenase yields the protein MNRTIGAATRVYALLGDPVSHSRSPDMVNAAFAEQGIDAVYVALRCTEADVPTLVRTIAHTGGGGNITVPHKARARTAIDRPSEAVVRTGACNTFWARDGLVYGDNTDVEGVHVATSALIGSAAGIRVLLLGAGGAARAAAWALIEAGAARVDVLNRTPHRAAQLVHGLGTARLRVAHQIGSADLLVNATTLGLRPHDRLPMRENMLPHFGAVLDLVYQPDETPLVRAARQAGVPAMDGTVMLLAQGAAAYRCWTGRDAPLEVMRAALDAGGADPVGRAAAGADYD from the coding sequence ATGAACCGCACAATTGGCGCGGCGACGCGCGTCTACGCGCTGCTCGGAGATCCCGTCTCGCATTCGCGCTCCCCGGACATGGTGAACGCCGCGTTTGCGGAGCAGGGGATCGACGCCGTGTATGTCGCACTCCGCTGCACGGAAGCCGACGTTCCGACGCTGGTCCGTACGATTGCGCATACAGGAGGGGGCGGCAACATCACCGTGCCTCACAAGGCGCGTGCCCGTACCGCCATCGACCGGCCCAGCGAGGCGGTGGTGCGCACTGGCGCGTGCAACACCTTCTGGGCGCGTGATGGCCTCGTTTACGGGGACAACACGGACGTCGAGGGCGTTCACGTCGCAACGTCCGCGCTGATCGGAAGTGCTGCAGGGATTCGCGTCCTGCTGCTGGGCGCCGGCGGCGCCGCGCGCGCAGCGGCCTGGGCACTCATCGAGGCGGGCGCCGCGCGTGTCGACGTGCTGAACCGGACACCTCATCGAGCGGCCCAGCTCGTTCACGGCCTGGGCACCGCCCGACTGCGCGTCGCACACCAGATCGGCTCCGCCGACCTCCTGGTCAACGCGACCACGCTCGGCCTCCGTCCCCACGATCGGCTTCCCATGCGCGAGAACATGCTGCCCCATTTCGGGGCCGTGCTCGACCTGGTCTACCAGCCCGACGAAACGCCGCTCGTCCGCGCTGCGCGACAGGCCGGTGTCCCCGCCATGGATGGCACGGTCATGCTGCTGGCACAGGGCGCCGCCGCATACCGCTGCTGGACGGGACGCGACGCGCCGCTCGAAGTCATGCGCGCGGCGCTGGATGCGGGTGGCGCGGATCCGGTCGGACGTGCTGCAGCTGGCGCGGACTACGACTGA